The Triticum aestivum cultivar Chinese Spring chromosome 7B, IWGSC CS RefSeq v2.1, whole genome shotgun sequence genome window below encodes:
- the LOC123155735 gene encoding 60S acidic ribosomal protein P0 encodes MRIKKNVPKIDRKRDYDMKLCKLLNEYSSVLIVEADHVGSTQLAAVRTGIRGESELLMGKNTLIRRCIKVHAEATGNDKIKAIIPLLEGNVGLIFTKADLKKVREEVAKYKVGAPARVGLVAPIDVVVPPGNTGLDPSQASFFQVLNIPTKISKGTVEILAPVDLIKKGDKVGSSEAALLAKLGIRPFSYGLVITDVYEDGLVFSREVLDLMDEDLIEKFSSGICMVASLSLAISYPTMAGAAHMFVNGYKNVLAIATETNYSYPHADQIKEYLKDNAETCAEPGATKTGLSELPLDVIEKLLNHISCRGDWARLRCANKFWKAKVDGGKRPMQLPWLILPSTTKPTYYSTDGQAVHRLRLPDSVRRAKRITGAHEGDWILLADDTKTLVNKIEADEKEAILHRNRLYNLSIGRVIPLPQQMSSHGGRVDVEVRVGAIAGCLGSPNGFVVVAIVRPLDSPFERAAYCNQSMELWEDCEYIGGHRMENAVGNYVPLDDELLDVVHRDDSFYLLTNDEEVVKLVFDRNQIVQPVLGLGVMLRDDFPADRFLVEQGQQIWRYLVPVQTGS; translated from the exons ATGCGGATCAAGAAAAATGTCCCCAAGATCGACAGGAAGCGAGACTACGACATGAAGCTTTGCAAGTTGCTGAATGAGTACTCCAGTGTGCTCATAGTGGAGGCAGACCACGTCGGCTCCACCCAGCTCGCGGCCGTCCGCACGGGCATCCGCGGCGAGTCGGAGCTGCTCATGGGGAAGAACACCCTCATCCGCCGCTGCATCAAGGTGCATGCCGAGGCGACGGGCaacgacaagatcaaggctatcataCCGCTACTCGAA GGAAATGTCGGTCTCATCTTCACCAAGGCTGACCTCAAGAAGGTTCGCGAGGAGGTCGCCAAGTACAAG GTTGGGGCCCCTGCTCGTGTTGGGCTGGTTGCTCCTATTGATGTGGTGGTTCCCCCTGGCAACACTGGTCTGGATCCCTCCCAAGCTTCTTTCTTCCAG GTGCTTAACATCCCCACCAAGATCAGTAAGGGCACTGTTGAAATCCTGGCCCCGGTGGACCTCATCAAGAAGGGTGACAAGGTGGGCTCGTCCGAGGCTGCCCTGCTTGCCAAGCTCGGTATCCGCCCATTCTCCTATGGGCTTGTGATCACAGATGTTTATGAAGATGGGTTAGTCTTCAGCCGTGAGGTTCTTGACCTCATGGACGAAGACCTGATTGAGAAGTTCTCTTCTGGTATTTGTATGGTTGCATCACTGTCTTTGGCAATCTCGTACCCAACCATGGCTGGTGCAGCTCATATGTTCGTCAATGGGTACAAAAACGTGCTTGCTATTGCTACTGAGACAAATTACTCCTACCCTCATGCTGATCAGATCAAGGAGTACCTCAAG GATAATGCAGAAACATGTGCTGAACCCGGTGCCACAAAGACAGGACTATCAGAGTTGCCGTTGGATGTGATAGAGAAGCTGCTGAATCATATTTCTTGCCGTGGTGATTGGGCTCGCCTTCGTTGTGCGAACAAGTTTTGGAAGGCAAAGGTAGATGGTGGAAAAAGGCCCATGCAGCTGCCATGGCTTATATTGCCATCAACCACGAAACCTACCTATTACAGCACTGATGGACAAGCCGTACATCGACTTCGCCTCCCGGACAGTGTCAGGAGAGCTAAACGAATCACTGGAGCACATGAAGGCGATTGGATTCTTCTGGCCGATGACACCAAAACCCTAGTAAACAAGATTGAGGCTGATGAAAAAGAAGCTATACTACATAGGAACCGACTCTACAACTTGAGCATTGGACGCGTTATCCCTCTTCCACAGCAAATGTCTTCTCATGGGGGAAGAGTTGATGTTGAAGTGAGGGTAGGTGCTATAGCTGGCTGCCTAGGTTCTCCCAATGGGTTTGTGGTGGTTGCTATTGTGCGTCCCTTAGATAGCCCATTTGAGCGTGCAGCTTATTGTAACCAGTCGATGGAACTGTGGGAGGATTGCGAGTATATCGGAGGTCACAGGATGGAAAATGCAGTGGGGAACTACGTGCCACTTGATGATGAGCTGCTGGATGTAGTCCACAGGGATGACTCTTTTTATCTCTTGACCAACGATGAAGAAGTTGTGAAGCTGGTCTTTGATCGCAATCAGATTGTGCAGCCAGTGTTAGGACTTGGAGTTATGTTGCGGGATGACTTTCCAGCAGACAGATTTTTGGTGGAACAAGGCCAACAAATATGGCGGTACCTTGTTCCAGTGCAAACAGGCTCCTGA